Proteins encoded in a region of the Triticum dicoccoides isolate Atlit2015 ecotype Zavitan chromosome 3A, WEW_v2.0, whole genome shotgun sequence genome:
- the LOC119268082 gene encoding uncharacterized protein LOC119268082 encodes MGDNSKVSEAEVQPLCQAGVRQHWDGRATIDIKSFIAFTVFLKAFGGLLFIISSSFEAFVPVSASIGNLGWQCHTLISSLSLPLPCFLKPLVVSFSSATTRSERSYWAMDKIYSG; translated from the exons ATGGGGGACAACAGCAAAGTCTCTGAAGCCGAAGTTCAACCTCTTTGTCAAGCAGGTGTCCGCCAGCATTGGGATGGCAGAGCCACAATTGAT ATCAAGTCTTTCATTGCCTTTACCGTGTTTCTTAAAGCCTTTGGTGGTCTCCTTTTCATCATCAGCAGCTCGTTCGAAGCATTCGTACCG GTCTCCGCCAGCATTGGGAATTTGGGATGGCAGTGCCACACATTGAT ATCAAGTCTGTCATTGCCTTTACCATGTTTCTTAAAGCCTTTGGTGGTCTCCTTTTCATCAGCAACAACTCGTTCGGAGCGGTCGTACTG GGCAATGGATAAAATCTACTCTGGATAG